A genomic stretch from Coffea arabica cultivar ET-39 chromosome 10c, Coffea Arabica ET-39 HiFi, whole genome shotgun sequence includes:
- the LOC113714535 gene encoding protein kinase STUNTED has translation MTQQAVVAGGDVKGCSGVGGSDDARTVVVGVKLDAQSRELLTWALVKVAQPGDRVIALHVLDSNEIVDRDGKSSLLSLVKAFDSVLAVYEGFCNLRQVDLKLKICRGSSIRKILVREAKSYSATELIVGTSRNHHTIRSSASVAKYCAKKLAKDCSTLAVNDGKIVFHKGAPSSSNIIAKEIEHHRRNGLFNALQSSLTKNNKATTDGNLAMRMIASEHVTNGTLDLAPKSGDSEHDDGFLKKGCPICSLATVSEDDHNTQSAKQSSCDGSNGDSMAIVPLQKIEAASSSISLLMRELPEVRPGWPLLRRAILSNKRNSNNSSVRQISVVQWALRLPSRHFLSIDSNEKGRVCDHDKDQSPKIDGECGAIVPIGNETLPAPASSDGISKALPKELEGLHDKYSATCRLFKYVELVSATSNFIPENMVGKGGSSKVYKGCLPDGKELAVKILKPSEVALTEFVLEIEIITALNHKNIISLFGFCFEDNHLLLVYDFLSRGSLEENLHGNKKDPLAFGWTQRYKVAVGVAEALEYLHNRDAQPVIHRDVKSSNILLSDDFEPQLSDFGLAKWASTTSTHITCTDVAGTFGYLAPEYFMYGKVNDKIDVYAFGVVLLELISGRKPISNDSPKGQESLVMWAKPILNSGKFSQLLDPNLSSNYDGEELERMALAAALCIRRAARARPQMSLILKLLQGDIEVTNWARLQVNGLEGTNTAKLVDSLEGSDALDDETFSHSNLQSHLNLAFHGVEDSLSSIEQTISLEDYLRGRWSRSSSFD, from the exons ATGACTCAGCAGGCTGTGGTGGCCGGAGGAGATGTGAAGGGCTGCTCCGGCGTAGGTGGCAGTGATGATGCCCGGACGGTGGTGGTGGGAGTGAAGCTTGATGCTCAGAGTAGAGAACTGCTGACTTGGGCTTTGGTTAAGGTTGCTCAGCCTGGGGATCGTGTCATTGCCCTTCATGTTCTCGATAGTAATG AAATTGTGGATCGTGATGGGAAATCATCTCTGCTTTCTCTTGTGAAAGCTTTTGACTCTGTTCTTGCAGTGTATGAAGGCTTCTGCAACCTCAGACAG GTGGATCTCAAGCTAAAGATCTGCAGAGGATCATCAATTCGCAAAATTTTAGTTCGTGAAGCAAAATCTTACTCAGCGACTGAGCTTATAGTTGGAACTTCAAGGAATCATCATACCATCAGGTCATCAGCCTCCGTAGCTAAGTACTGTGCTAAGAAGTTGGCCAAGGATTGTTCAACTTTAGCTGTGAATGATGGGAAAATTGTCTTTCATAAAGGGGCTCCATCTTCCTCCAATATCATCGCAAAAG AAATTGAACATCATCGTAGGAATGGTCTATTTAATGCACTTCAGAGCTCTCTGACTAAAAATAACAAAGCAACCACTGATGGCAATTTGGCAATGAGAATGATAGCATCTGAACACGTTACTAATGGGACTTTAGATCTAGCGCCAAAAAGTGGTGATTCTGAACATGATGATGGTTTCTTAAAAAAGGGTTGTCCTATTTGTTCTCTTGCTACAGTATCTGAAGATGATCACAATACACAATCAGCAAAACAATCTTCCTGTGATGGCAGCAATGGAGACTCAATGGCGATAGTGCCATTACAAAAGATAGAGGCTGCATCTAGTTCAATTTCACTGTTGATGAGGGAATTGCCTGAAGTCAGACCTGGTTGGCCACTTCTTCGCCGAGCAATATTATCAAACAAACGAAATTCTAACAACTCCTCAGTACGTCAGATCTCTGTGGTTCAGTGGGCATTGCGTTTACCCAGCAGGCATTTTCTGTCAATTGATTCAAATGAAAAAGGAAGAGTTTGTGATCATGACAAAGATCAATCCCCCAAAATAGATGGAGAATGTGGTGCAATTGTTCCCATTGGCAATGAGACTCTGCCTGCTCCTGCTTCTTCAGATGGTATATCTAAGGCCTTACCAAAGGAGTTGGAGGGTCTCCATGATAAGTACTCAGCAACTTGTAGATTGTTTAAATACGTGGAACTTGTCTCAGCAACATCAAATTTCATCCCCG AGAACATGGTTGGTAAAGGTGGAAGCAGTAAGGTTTATAAGGGTTGCCTTCCTGATGGAAAGGAGCttgctgtcaaaattttaaaGCCATCTGAAGTTGCGTTGACAGAGTTTGTTCTGGAAATAGAGATTATTACTGCTTTGAATCACAAAAATATCATCTctctttttggtttttgttttgaGGACAACCACCTCCTTTTGGTGTATGATTTCCTGTCAAGAGGAAGCCTTGAAGAGAACCTTCATG GTAACAAGAAGGATCCACTTGCATTTGGATGGACCCAGAGATATAAGGTGGCTGTTGGTGTAGCTGAGGCACTTGAATATCTTCACAATAGAGATGCTCAGCCTGTGATTCACAGGGATGTGAAATCTTCTAATATACTACTCTCTGATGATTTTGAGCCTCAG CTCTCTGACTTTGGACTGGCTAAATGGGCTTCAACCACTTCAACTCATATAACATGCACAGATGTTGCAGGAACTTTTGG TTACCTGGCTCCTGAATATTTTATGTATGGAAAAGTTAATGACAAGATTGACGTGTATGCATTTGGAGTGGTCCTTCTTGAGCTTATTTCAGGAAGAAAGCCTATAAGCAATGACTCTCCAAAGGGCCAAGAAAGCCTTGTTATGTGG gcaAAACCAATTCTAaactctggaaaattttctcaatTGCTAGACCCAAATTTAAGTAGCAATTATGATGGTGAGGAGTTGGAGAGGATGGCTTTAGCGGCTGCACTTTGTATTAGACGTGCTGCAAGAGCTAGACCTCAGATGAGCCTT ATTCTGAAGCTCCTCCAAGGTGATATTGAGGTGACTAATTGGGCAAGGCTACAAGTGAATGGTTTAGAAGGGACTAATACTGCTAAGCTAGTTGATAGTTTGGAGGGCTCTGATGCTTTAGATGATGAAACTTTTTCACATTCCAATCTCCAATCCCATCTAAACCTTGCGTTCCATGGTGTGGAGGATTCTCTTTCCAGCATCGAGCAAACTATTTCACTGGAGGACTATCTACGCGGCAGATGGAGCCGGTCATCAAGCTTTGACTAA